The genomic stretch AATGCTTTAAATTATACTTCAATTCTGCTATATTTTGTAGGTACCCGCTTACCAGGGAGATGACGGCTTCTGTCTGTTTGAGAGTAATGCCATTGCTCACTACTGTAAGTCTCACATTTACTTATAATTAAATGGTTTGCTTTGTGTCTTATGCACTCTCAACTTAGGTGTTGACCCCAaaatgtctgtatttatatatttcctAAAGTCTAAAAAGTATAGTATGTGCCAGTAGGTTTAATGGAAAGGTACATTTCAatcaaaacagactttttatcTAGTCTGCACTTTTAACTGTCTCTACGCTAATTATTAAAGGACATAGATTAATGATACCATGAaatcccactttttttttttttttgaaggctCATCTCTCAAAGTGTAGAATGGGCACGAAATAACGCAACCAAATTCGCACAGTCAAGTTAATGAAGTTGAGTTGCACTGTtggtaatgtaggcgccagaAGAAGAATGCAAGGAATAAAACATGCCATGAGTCTGACAGCGTTTATAGGAGTGCAATGATAAATTGGGGTACTCTTTTATAAGAATTATTTTGTCCCTCTCAACTGCAGTGAGCAATGATGCCCTGCGTGGTGCCACTCCCCAGGCCGCAGCCCAGGTGCTGCAGTGGGTGAACTTCGCTGACTCAGAGATCATCCCTCCAGCCAGCGCATGGGTCTTCCCCACTCTGGGAATCATGCAGTTCAACAAGCAGGTGTGTAGCTCAGCATTTTCTGGTCAAGCTTTCAGACTTAAGTGCTTTGGTAACTGTGGTTTGTGGCCATTTCAGCTGGCTGTAGTGCAACACCCTGTTATAAGGACTTGGCATGATTGGGCACTTGACTGTATATTAGTTGTGTAATCCTGCATAGTCATTATTCTGTCTGGGTCTGTTCAGGCCACAGAGCAGGCCAAGGAGGACGTGAAGAGGGCCCTTACAGTGCTGAACCAGCACCTGAACACCCGTACCTTCCTGGTGGGAGAGAGGGTCAGCCTTGCTGACATCACTGTGGCCTGCTCCATGCTCTGGCTCTACAAACAGGTttgacatgaacacagcagTTGCACAGCCATTCACACATTGCTGATTGATTCTGACGTCTTAGAGTAACACTTCTAATGATATGAGTCACAATGCTTTCCAGAAAGCCCCTCCGCCTTGAGTATCCTAATACCCCTCTCTCCCTGATAGGTCCTTGAGCCTTCCTTCCGTCAGCCTTACCCCAATGTGACCCGTTGGTTTGTCACCTGTATCAACCAGCCCCAGTTCAAGGCTGTCCTTGGGGAGGTCAAGCTGTGTGAAAAGATGGCCCAGTTTGATGGTGAGTTATTAGTAGTGAGATCAACAGGCACACACTTGGCACAAGACTGGCTGCAGAAGCATATCATTTAATTGAGACTGTGAAATTAGAGACATTGCCTCTGTGTCACTGATTTAAAATACCAGTGtttaagatttagtggcatctagtggtgaggttggaaactgcaaccaactgaataccccatCCCccctccaagcatgtaggagaacctacggtggctgcgatACTCAtggaaaatgcaaaaggccctctctagagccagtgtttggtttgtccattctgggctactgtagaaacatggcggtgcaacatggcagactccatggaagaggacctgctccctatgtagatataaagggctcattctaaggtaatgaaaacacaaaagataCTTAtgttcatgggattatacactaattaaaacatacttatgaatattatattgcaCTTCTGCCAAAtcattccactagatgccactaaattctacacactagACCTTTAATTGGTTCTGCTGAAGTATCCTATCAAGACGTGTATCAAAATGAAATAGGTGTGGaaattaatttctaattttattttttctctttataaaGGATATTCAGTTCTGTTAATGCAGATACATACATGTAAACTGTCTCTTGAAAACCCCAAATTGTTGAAGTGAAAGGGTGTCCTTTTCAAAAGGTCTTTTGctttacttgtatttttaaatgtcaggaaGATGATTTTCATTTGGCACAAGGATTGCACTAAAATCTACATGTCTTTTGAGACAACTGGGTGTACACAGTAGTTTAAGTTAGTGTTCATTAAATAATAACTTTTAAGGGACAAAAAAATTCATTTAAACAGACGTCATTGCTGTAATTGCTTGTACTATTTCACAATTCAGCTCCAAAGTCCTGGACTGAGTGCAGAACAAAAGTCAGATAACTGGAACGTAttacacagaaaacatgtttttcattgttttgttccGTTCCTCCAGCCAAGAAGTTTGCTGAGATGCAGCCCAAGAAAGAGACCCCCatgaagaaagagaagggaGGCAAGGAGGCAGCCAAGCCccaggagaagaaagaaaagaaaaaggaagagaagaagccCGCTccagaggaggagatggatgaCTGCGATGCTGTTTTGGCCGCTGAGCCCAAAGCCAAGGACCCCTTTGCACACCTGCCAAAGAGGTAGAGAGATCTGCAGCCTTTCCCTGTCTATAGTatgttcatttttgtcatttagaaTTTCACATTCTTAGCTTAGCAATTTCTAGATGGTAGTCTGCATCACTAGTGGTCATTTGAGCCAATAGTCTGCAAATTTGCATCCCAGCTGATCATCTTGGCAGATTGTTTCCCTAAATACTTACCCCTCTGCTTGGAGTGCAAATCAGTGGATGGAAACTGTTGACTGTGTATGGCACATGTTTTTACCACCCCtggtttttatttgtaatgtttattaCCTAAATGTGAGTAAAATATagtcacatttacattttgctaAGGAAGTAGGCACATTTCAAAGATGAGTGTGCTTCACCCTCAGGAAGTAGGTGGAGTGCACTTTTTTGATGGTATATTGAACATTAAATTGCTCATGTATAGATGTGGATCGAAATTGGCGTCAACACCAATCAAGAAGTTTCCCTCTTTGGGAAAAGCATATTGTCCCCTGTCATTGGGCAAGGCAGTGTCCAATCATGGCACCAAGTCTTAATCTGACGGGGGAAGAAAAACTTGAGACCATATTCATCCCAGTCATCTCTGTTTCAGTGAGCAAAAAGGCTGGTTCATGCTATGGGCACAATGTATTAAATTGCACCACAAGATCTACAATTGACCTTAGGATATTGGAAGGTTACTGTAAGAGAACTAGAAACTTTAACTAATCTAGTTAACATTGAGCATCTAGATAACGTTTTATGTAGCTGACTTTTCAGCAATGTCCCTTTGCAACACAGTTTCTCCCAAATTGTCATACTCTCCACCttacatgtacagatgtatatGACCTcgtttttctcctttctttttcctttagcACGTTTGTCATGGATGAGTTCAAGAGGAAGTACTCCAATGAGGACACCTTAACAGTAGCCGTTCCCCACTTCTGGGAGCACTTTGACACTGAGGGATACTCCATCTGGTACAGTCAGTACAAATACCCAGAAGAGCTTACACTTACCTTCAAGAGCTGCAACCTTATCACAGGTGAGACTTAACAGCAGCCACTCTACCCAACACAACCCTTGTCCTAAAGAGAATGAGGGGTTGTATAGTGTATTGAAGCCATTTTTGTTGTGAAGGTGCACGTTGAATTGTTATCAGTCCTACTTGCTCAACTGAAGCGATGTGGTGGCTCACTGGTCAGACGATATTGCGATCAAATTTTGGCATTGGTTCTCTGTGTATGGGGGGTAGTAGATTCTTGTGTTGGTGTTGGTTTTGCTCGTGTGTTTCCATTGTCAAAGACGATGCAAGTTCAGTTTGGAGGTGGTTCATTTATGTGAATATGACCAAGTATTTGTAGGCTGCTTTGACAACTTTTTTTGGCGTTGAAGTAGATCAGAGGAGGCAAGTGTTTTATGGAGGAGTCAAAATAGTGGTGGATATCTCATTCATGTTAAGTTGACTCCATGGGAATCACCTGGAAGATTCTGTAGTAACAAGTAGCAACCAGTTCCTCTTTCAATCAGTGGTTTTGGCCCAGACTTCAATGTGGCATAGCTTTTCAGGGAAGTTGATAAGGATCATGTTCAGAGAACAAGAGGATATGAGATCTTATCAGGAAACGCCCAGAAAGTCAACATGTTCTTGAAATTGTTGAAGAATACAGAGCACAGTATACCACGTGTAGTCTGCATTCAGACCATGTAGGTGGCAGAAAGAGGTTGGTACTTTAATCAGGATTCACCATTATCTTAGGAAAAATTGAGTCCCCTGTCATTGGGCAAGGCAGTGTCCAATCGTGGCACCAAGTCTTAATCTGACGGGGGAAGAGAAAAATGAGACCATATTCATCCCAGTCGTCTCTGTTTCAGTGAGTAAAAAGGCTGGTTCATGCTATGGGCACATTAAATGAGACTGAGATTTCTGAAATGTTACTCTAGGAGACAGAACTACTTTACAGGTAGTATAGATTCTGGAGATTGgaccttttttcctttttcttagGCCATATTTCAAAAGACTGGCATGAAATTGGTGTGGAGCATCCAGATAAACTTCTTGTAGTCAAGTGTTTAGTGATGTGTTTGtggggttttgttttgttttttttgtttgttttttccctcttttctattgattttaaaaaaactcctttGTGTTCTTCACAGGCATGTTCCAGCGCCTGGACAAACTGAGAAAGAACGCTTTTGCCAGTGTCATTTTGTTTGGCACCAACAACGACAGCAGCATCTCTGGGATCTGGATCTTCAGAGGCCAGGAGCTGGCTTTCACTGTAAGTATTAGCAAAAATATGATCACACTTTCCACAATGTCCTGATCTTATTACATTCTCAAGCATTTCCTGGCTGTTTTCTTGACACTGATTTGTCATTCATGTGTAGTGTTACTATGAAATACTTTGACTTACGCTCAACAATAAACAGAAGCTTCCTGAGCGACACAGCGATTGGATGATAGTCTTATCAGCAAATGTTGcaaaattgaacattttcatattaaagCATACATGGTAGATAAGTACATGTGTACTGACACAAGTCAGGAAATCTTTTGGGTGCTAAGTAGACATCCCCTGTCATTGGGCAAGGCAGTGTCCATTCATGGCACTAAGTCTTAATCTGATGGGGGAAGAGAGAACTGAGACCATATTCATCCCAGTCATCTCTGTTTCAGTGAGTATAAAGGCTGGTTCATGCTGTGGGCACATTAAACAAGATCAAACTGAGATCTTAAATGGACATTAGATATCAGATGGAGTAGATTGAGTAGGTAATCTGCACTGCTTTAGTTTGTTTGGGTCTCTGTTATTGGCTAAATTTGATAGCATCTCAAATTTTAAACATCGCTTTGAGTAAATGAAAGTCTTATCAGTAAAAGTTTAGAAGTTTGACATTCTTCAgattattaaaacaaacactgaacattCATGATCTTCCTCTGAATGCTCATCATGTGATGCTCCAAGTATTCGTTGTTGAATAAGCCACTATGAGTGTTGTGTAATCTATCAAATTTGAAGGTAATTCACTcacactgaaattatttttattccGTGCTCCAGCTGTCTGAAGACTGGCAGATCGACTATGAGTCATACGACTGGCGCAAGCTGGATCCAAACAGTGAGGAGTGCAAGACCATGGTAAAAGAATACTTTGCCTGGGAAGGAGACTTCAAGCACGTGGGTAAAGCCTTCAACCAGGGCAAGGTCTTCAAGTGAGAGGACACTGAGACAGTCTGAACAAAAGCACTCTACGCCTCTGCTCTCCAACACTTAAAACCTATGGACTTTCAACCACCACGTGCTTACTAAACTGCAACAATGACTTGGAATGACAGTGTTTTGAAGACAAGTGTGAATTTTGTCTCAATGGCCCCAAACTGGCTTTCTGTTTGAGCTGCGAAATAAAGCATTTTCCACAATGCCCTTCATGGAATTTGATTTGTGATCTGTGACTTGAGTCAAATGTGAGTTTTTGGGggttatttgtgttttgagtgGTAATTAATTTACATGTGTTCAATTCATAAATCCTGCTCAGAGTTGATTGTTTAATGGTGCCTAGACTGTTAATGGTGAGGACAAACCATTTGGTGCACTGTGAATAAAATAATGGCagttcaaatgcatttttttccccctgactTCCggtggttgaagttattgcatTATTGAAATTGTGTATTCGGTACACCCTGACATTCACAGTGTGTGGTTACAGATGCAACAGTTTGCATTTGACCACACCCAACTAATTGTCAGTGTGGTGTGAGCTGCATCAGATTTCAAACATTCAACCAGACGAGGTTAGTGAAACAATGCTTTTCAACTTCGTATTAAATGACGTTCATGACTCACCAAAGGTTTTCAAAGCAGACACTCAAACAAACTTTTAGTGTAATTGAAGCAGCTGTTCTGAATCAGTTAagttctgcttctgctgctgttttgtgttAACCCTGCAGAGGGCAGGCAAAGACTTACCATAGGAAAGCTGTAGGGCCTGTGTTGAATAGAGAACATCCACAAGAGAAGGAA from Thunnus thynnus chromosome 9, fThuThy2.1, whole genome shotgun sequence encodes the following:
- the eef1g gene encoding elongation factor 1-gamma isoform X1 translates to MAAGTLYTYPENWRAFKAQIAAQYSGARLKVASSSPAFTFGQTNRTPAFLNNFPLGKVPAYQGDDGFCLFESNAIAHYLSNDALRGATPQAAAQVLQWVNFADSEIIPPASAWVFPTLGIMQFNKQATEQAKEDVKRALTVLNQHLNTRTFLVGERVSLADITVACSMLWLYKQVLEPSFRQPYPNVTRWFVTCINQPQFKAVLGEVKLCEKMAQFDAKKFAEMQPKKETPMKKEKGGKEAAKPQEKKEKKKEEKKPAPEEEMDDCDAVLAAEPKAKDPFAHLPKSTFVMDEFKRKYSNEDTLTVAVPHFWEHFDTEGYSIWYSQYKYPEELTLTFKSCNLITGMFQRLDKLRKNAFASVILFGTNNDSSISGIWIFRGQELAFTLSEDWQIDYESYDWRKLDPNSEECKTMVKEYFAWEGDFKHVGKAFNQGKVFK
- the eef1g gene encoding elongation factor 1-gamma isoform X2; amino-acid sequence: MTLYTYPENWRAFKAQIAAQYSGARLKVASSSPAFTFGQTNRTPAFLNNFPLGKVPAYQGDDGFCLFESNAIAHYLSNDALRGATPQAAAQVLQWVNFADSEIIPPASAWVFPTLGIMQFNKQATEQAKEDVKRALTVLNQHLNTRTFLVGERVSLADITVACSMLWLYKQVLEPSFRQPYPNVTRWFVTCINQPQFKAVLGEVKLCEKMAQFDAKKFAEMQPKKETPMKKEKGGKEAAKPQEKKEKKKEEKKPAPEEEMDDCDAVLAAEPKAKDPFAHLPKSTFVMDEFKRKYSNEDTLTVAVPHFWEHFDTEGYSIWYSQYKYPEELTLTFKSCNLITGMFQRLDKLRKNAFASVILFGTNNDSSISGIWIFRGQELAFTLSEDWQIDYESYDWRKLDPNSEECKTMVKEYFAWEGDFKHVGKAFNQGKVFK